From a single Brassica napus cultivar Da-Ae chromosome C9, Da-Ae, whole genome shotgun sequence genomic region:
- the LOC106390242 gene encoding monodehydroascorbate reductase, chloroplastic/mitochondrial has translation MSPVRGAMALASTTLPAKTGLSLWCPTSPSLARRHPARFSPIGSRIASRGVVTASFANENREFVIIGGGNAAGYAARTFVENGMADGRLCIVTKEAYAPYERPALTKAYLFPPEKKPARLPGFHTCVGGGGERQTPDWYKEKGIEMIYEDPVTGADFEKQTLTTNTGKQLKYGSLIIATGCTASRFPDKIGGNLPGVHYIREVADADSLISSLGKSKKVVIVGGGYIGMEVAAAAVAWNLDTTIVFPEDQLLQRLFTPSLAQRYEELYRQNGVKFVKGASINNLEAGSDGRVTAVKLADGSTIEADTVVIGIGAKPAIGPFETLAMNKSIGGIQVDGLFRTSTPGIFAIGDVAAFPLKIYDRMTRVEHVDHARRSAQHCVKSLLTAHTDTYDYLPYFYSRVFEYEGSSRKVWWQFYGDNVGETVEVGNFDPKIATFWIDSGRLKGVLVESGSPEEFQLLPKLARSQPIVDKAKLASASSVEEALEIAQAALQS, from the exons ATGTCTCCAg TTCGAGGAGCCATGGCGTTAGCATCCACCACGTTGCCAGCGAAGACCGGATTGTCTCTTTGGTGTCCCACTTCTCCCTCCCTCGCTCGCCGTCATCCCGCTCGGTTTTCTCCGATTGGTTCCAGAATCGCCTCCAGAGGCGTCGTCACTGCTTCCTTCGCCAACGAGAATCGCGA GTTTGTGATAATTGGGGGAGGAAATGCGGCGGGGTATGCAGCTAGGACCTTTGTAGAAAACGGAATGGCCGATGGTCGCCTTTGTATTGTCACCAAAGAG GCTTACGCGCCTTATGAGAGACCTGCCTTGACAAAAGCTTACTTGTTCCCTCCAGAGAAGAAGCCTGCTCGTCTTCCA GGGTTTCATACTTGTGTTGGAGGTGGTGGAGAGAGGCAAACACCAGATTGGTACAAGGAGAAAGGGATTGAG ATGATATATGAAGATCCAGTGACTGGAGCTGATTTTGAAAAGCAAACCCTCACAACAAACACTGGGAAGCAGTTGAAATATGGATCCCTAATTATCGCTACAGGGTGTACAGCCTCTAG GTTCCCAGATAAAATTGGTGGAAACTTGCCTGGGGTTCACTATATTCGGGAGGTTGCAGATGCTGATTCACTTATTTCATCTCTG GGAAAGTCAAAGAAAGTTGTCATTGTTGGTGGTGGCTACATTGGCATGGaggttgctgctgctgctgttgcGTGGAACCTAGATACAACG ATTGTATTCCCCGAAGATCAGCTTTTGCAAAGACTGTTCACTCCATCACTTGCTCAGAGATATGAAGAACTCTACCGTCAAAATGGTGTTAAGTTTGTCAAG GGCGCTTCGATAAATAACTTAGAAGCAGGTTCGGATGGGCGTGTAACAGCTGTTAAGCTTGCCGATGGGTCTACAATTGAGGCAGACACG GTTGTGATCGGAATTGGAGCTAAGCCTGCTATTGGCCCCTTTGAAACTTTGGCCATGAACAAATCTATTGGAGGTATTCAG GTTGATGGCTTGTTCAGGACAAGTACCCCTGGCATTTTTGCTATTGGAGATGTTGCAGCCTTCCCATTGAAG ATATATGATCGGATGACCCGAGTTGAACATGTTGATCACGCCCGCCGTTCTGCACAACACTGCGTGAAATCTCTGCTCACCGCACACACTGACAC ATACGATTATCTCCCGTATTTCTACTCCAGAGTATTCGAGTATGAAGGCAGCTCAAGAAAAGTTTGGTGGCAGTTTTATGGGGATAATG TGGGAGAAACAGTTGAAGTTGGCAACTTCGATCCCAAGATCGCTACCTTCTGGATTGATTCTG GCAGGTTGAAAGGTGTTCTTGTAGAAAGTGGTTCTCCAGAG GAGTTTCAGCTTCTCCCAAAGCTAGCAAGAAGTCAGCCAATTGTCGACAAGGCTAAACTCGCCAGCGCATCTTCAGTGGAAGAAGCCCTCGAGATTGCTCAAGCCGCTCTACAGAGTTAA
- the LOC106395616 gene encoding heavy metal-associated isoprenylated plant protein 15-like, whose product MKKMVVMMGVHDERSKRRIISAVANFHGVTTITMDSKDGKLTIIGDFDSRRILTKLEKGWINAEMATFGPYDPKKEAESAAAAAEKKRMEERERERLEGSSGNHNFYGPTPTTATHHQICVCTHDPYQGCIIS is encoded by the exons ATGAAG AAAATGGTTGTGATGATGGGTGTTCACGACGAGAGATCGAAAAGGAGAATCATTAGCGCAGTTGCTAACTTCCATG GGGTTACAACGATTACCATGGACTCAAAGGATGGGAAGCTAACCATCATTGGAGACTTCGACAGCAGGAGGATCCTCACCAAACTGGAAAAGGGATGGATCAATGCTGAAATGGCCACATTTGGACCTTACGATCCCAAAAAAGAGGCCGAATCTGCTGCAGCTGCAGCCGAAAAGAAGAGGATGGAAGAAAGGGAACGTGAGAGGTTGGAGGGTTCTAGTGGAAACCACAATTTCTATGGTCCTACGCCTACGACGGCTACACATCATCAGATTTGTGTCTGCACTCATGACCCTTACCAAGGCTGCATAATCTCCTAA
- the LOC106390240 gene encoding 2-C-methyl-D-erythritol 2,4-cyclodiphosphate synthase, chloroplastic-like — MAMATCTQLSSSSPLFHPQITKKPFLIPSPATISVHGFSTLRPKSLSLSHRSSVSASAASSTVDVNEPVKKSVRTLPFRVGHGFDLHRLEPGYPLIIGGIDIPHDRGCEAHSDGDVLLHCVVDAILGALGLPDIGQIFPDSDPKWKGAASSVFIKEAVRLMDEAGCEIGNLDATLILQRPKISPHKETIRSNLSKLLGADPSVVNLKAKTHEKVDSLGENRSIAAHTVILLMKK; from the exons ATGGCTATGGCTACTTGTACTCAGCTATCTTCTTCTTCGCCTTTGTTTCACCCTCAAATTACCAAAAAGCCCTTCCTTATCCCGTCGCCGGCGACGATCAGCGTTCATGGGTTCTCTACACTTAGGCCaaagtctctctctttatccCATCGTTCTTCAGTCTCGGCTTCGGCTGCTTCCTCCACCGTCGACGTCAATGAGCCAGTGAAGAAATCAGTGAGAACACTTCCGTTTAGAGTGGGTCACGGGTTCGATCTGCACAGGTTAGAGCCAGGGTACCCTCTGATAATCGGAGGGATTGATATCCCTCACGATAGAGGCTGCGAAGCTCACTCTGATG GGGATGTGTTGCTACATTGTGTAGTGGATGCAATCTTGGGAGCTCTAGGGCTTCCTGATATAGGCCAGATCTTCCCTGACTCTGATCCTAAATGGAAGGGAGCTGCATCCTCTGTCTTCATCAAAGAAGCT gtgAGACTCATGGACGAGGCAGGGTGCGAGATAGGAAACCTAGACGCCACATTGATTCTACAGAGACCGAAGATTAGTCCTCACAAAGAGACAATACGATCCAATCTCTCCAAGCTTCTTGGTGCAGATCCTTCTGTTGTGAACTTGAAAGCTAAAACACATGAGAAAGTTGATAGCCTTGGAGAAAACAGAAGCATTGCAGCTCACACTGTTATCCTCCTCATGAAGAAGTGA